The window ATCGACAAAGCGATCAAGTGGAAGGATGGTCGCGATGTGCGCTTTGAGCTGGCCATCGACATTACCCGCCTTAAGCAGGTCGAGGAGTCGCTGCGCCGCAGCAAAGAAAAATACCGCCTGCTGACCGAAAACATGAAGGATGTGGTTTGGACGCTTGATGCGGAAAGCCTGATGTTTCTATATATCAGTCCTTCGGTCGAGCGGCTGCGCGGGTATACTCCGGAGGAAATTATCGCCGAACCGATGGATTCGGCGCTTGACCCCGTTCATCGGCAGGCTATCCGTTCACTGATCGACGAAAATGTGGAAAAATTCCGCGCGGGAACCCTGACCGAAAATGACTTTTTTGTGAACGAGGTATTGCAGCCCTGCAAGGACGGTTCTACGGTTTGGACGGAGGTCATTACCAGCTATATGGTTGACCGGGAAACCGGACTGATTATGATGCAGGGGGTGACGAGGGACATCAGCGAGCGCAAGCAGGCCGAGAAAGAGCTGATCGAAACAAACGGCAAGCTGCAGGAGGCGATCGATCGTGCCAACGAGATGGCGGTGCGCGCCGAAGCGGCCAACGTGGCCAAGTCGCAGTTTCTGGCCAACATGAGCCATGAAATCCGCACGCCCATGAATTCCATTATCGGTTTTGCCGAGTTGCTTGCGAAGGAAATTCCTGATGAACACCAGAGGCGCCAGGCACAGGTTATAGCCCGATCGGCAGGATCACTGCTGCGCCTGATTAATGATATTCTGGATATTTCAAAGGTCGAAGCGGGCAAGATAGACATCATGCCGTCCAGGGTCAATGTGAGAGCGCTGCTCGATGAACTGCGCCAGCTTTTTGAGCCGAGGGCATCGGAAAAGGGGCTGCGTTTCGATTTTTCGGTCGCGTCCTGCATTCCGGACGCGGTGCTTCTGGATGAGATCAGGCTGCGGCAGATTCTTTCAAACCTGATCAGCAACGCGGTCAAGTTTACCGAAGAGGGCGGCGTGACGGTTGAGGCTGATTCGATAGTCGAAAGCAGGGAAGGCTCAGCGACGATGGAGGGCGGTGAAACCGTGTGCCTGCGGTTTACTGTGGCGGACAGCGGTATCGGCATTCCGCCTTCGTTCAAGGAGAAACTTTTCGGGGTCTTTGAACAGGCGCAGGAGGCGACACGGTTCGGGGGAACCGGGCTTGGGTTGGCCATCTCACAGCGCCTGGCCCGTTTGATGAACGGCGAGATTTCTGCCTGTAACGCGCCGGATGGCACGGGAACCGTATTCACGCTGGAACTTCACGCGGTGCCGGTGCCGCCCCGCGAATCGCAGCACTCGAACGGTGTTGATGATCCACAGGGCGGTTCTGTATATGCGGGGGACGGGCTGGTCGATGAAATTCAGCGGCTGCCCGAACGCGAGCGCCGGGAACTTGCCGATGAGCTTCGTACCGCAATCAGGACGCGGCGCATACGCCATGCGTCCGAGCTGGCTGAAAAAACAGGTGCGCTGGCTGAACGGCATACCTGTCCCGTGCTGGCCCATGCCTGCGCGGAACTCACGCGGTTGGCGCGGTCTTTTGAAATCAATCAGATGCAGGCCCTGCTGATTCTGCTGGAGGAGAAATTCAGCGCATGAAAAAACTGTTTTTGGTGATCGGTCTTTTTGCTTTGGCCGCTGTCGTTTCCGGATGGCAGGTACATCGTACCTGCGACGCGATGAAACGCGATTTGGAATCGCAGGTGCGCATGGTGGCCGAAACCATTGTCATCCATTCCATCGTTGATATGCTGCATTACGATATGCGGGCAGATGCACCGATATTTTCGCGCCTGGCCGTTTCCGGGCAAACCATTCGCTCGGTGAATCCAACCTGGAAACGTATTTTTCTTGCCGGTCGACTGACCGATGGCACGCCGTTCTTTCTGGCCGACGATTTTGAGGAGCAGAAGGGGGATCAAGTCCACGCGCGGTATGTGAAGGCGTATGATGAAACAGCCACTATCTGTTTTGCTTCCGTTGTGGATGTTTTGATCGGCAGGAACGTTACAGCGCTGGCGCCGTTGTTCAATTACATCACCGGTGATTTGGTCAGCATGATCGGGCTGGACATAGATCCCCGACCCTGGCGTGAACGGATGTGGATCAACCTGGCCATCCCGTTTCTGGTCGCTGCGCTGCTTGCTGTGCTGTGGCTTGTGCCGTGGCGACCCGCCAACCGGCTGGCAGGCCTCGATGCACCATGCTGGCAGACAATGCTTTCCGGCATCCTGCTGACCGCGCTTTGTGTCTGGATGGCCTATAACATGGAAGCCGGTACCCGCCGTGAGATGTTTGCCCAGCTCGCCGAAAAACGCACGCTGGG is drawn from Spartobacteria bacterium and contains these coding sequences:
- a CDS encoding PAS domain S-box protein, which translates into the protein MKTLFQTNTIGRVPTLPEKRFLIKLLIGLGVLMGCILCRADAMPRTLDQVTLQLKWKHQFQFAGYYAAAAKGYYAEEGLAVQFREAQSEEDPVEAVLSGRADFGVGTSDLLLSRSGGKPIVLLATIFQHSATVLLARRDRGIKSVHDLKGKRIMIEPQAADLMAYLDAEGIATNVFTVVPHAYSPDALIAGEVDAMTAYISDELYSIREAGVDVVVFDPKAGGYDFYGDSLFTTESQVTRHTQRVQRFLRASLRGWAYAMDHPDEIIEVILDGYSTRHSREHLQFEAEAMQQLMRTDLVPVGHMYSGRWRHVADVYDAAGLMKEPVDLDAFAPELKAKRGISGKWVWSTVTLVGLLFGVVAVFFRVRYLNRLLKTTNSSLTDELTMSEQFMTVLESIPEVIYVADRQTHEILFANRTLKEQLKNDPTGKRCYEAIQGFNQACEFCTNDIIFSQDGPYCWEYFNPQTAKHYYIIDKAIKWKDGRDVRFELAIDITRLKQVEESLRRSKEKYRLLTENMKDVVWTLDAESLMFLYISPSVERLRGYTPEEIIAEPMDSALDPVHRQAIRSLIDENVEKFRAGTLTENDFFVNEVLQPCKDGSTVWTEVITSYMVDRETGLIMMQGVTRDISERKQAEKELIETNGKLQEAIDRANEMAVRAEAANVAKSQFLANMSHEIRTPMNSIIGFAELLAKEIPDEHQRRQAQVIARSAGSLLRLINDILDISKVEAGKIDIMPSRVNVRALLDELRQLFEPRASEKGLRFDFSVASCIPDAVLLDEIRLRQILSNLISNAVKFTEEGGVTVEADSIVESREGSATMEGGETVCLRFTVADSGIGIPPSFKEKLFGVFEQAQEATRFGGTGLGLAISQRLARLMNGEISACNAPDGTGTVFTLELHAVPVPPRESQHSNGVDDPQGGSVYAGDGLVDEIQRLPERERRELADELRTAIRTRRIRHASELAEKTGALAERHTCPVLAHACAELTRLARSFEINQMQALLILLEEKFSA